The nucleotide window CGAATACCAAAGTAGAAGATGAGGAGAATTGGATCCCGTTATAAGAAAAATCATACCAGTTCAAGTTCACATAGCatagcgttgcattttttatgctcgcaATTGTACATATAGCTataatgatgtttttgtagATCTATTCTATAAggttttgtatatattaaacTCTTTCAAATCAGATCGAGACAAAATTTCTCATGGTTTTTAATTACTCATAGCAACTCAGTTTGGACCTTGAGAGTTAGCCTTCCTTGGTCTTTAAAGtccgaatttaaaatttaagctcAACGAAACTTCTTCTACATCCCTTTAatagttacagatttatttgcgtttcttttaaaattccaccagtgttacaacaaaaaaagtcgttaaacaaattaataaaaaaatgtttcaacctaaaatatcttttaaactagATTTTGTAGTAAACGTTATTAGTAagatctaaataaaaaattctgatattcggataaaaaatattttttttgactaATCTACTCAGAAAGATCTCTGCACTGCCTGtgtaaaatatcattaaaatatcTATAACCATTTACGAGCtattgaattattttcaaaataatatgattctaaaccactgtgcgctaTCATAAATAATCATTAAAACGACCAAATTTTGTAACCTTGACATTATGTAGACGAATGATTCGGAAACAGCAGTTTAAGTAAGAAAAgaggaaataaaaatcaaaatatttacaattatataAACATAAAACATTAACTTAACactaaaatgtaaatatttatttggctgtttaaacagttttgaaaaatgattaaagtttgtaaaaaacagaaaaattaaactaagttttttataacaaatgtaGAACTTACATTAAACACATgtgcatatttatttatgtaactaaaataaataataactgaaacattaaattaatctttaaaatttaagtatataaacctcaaaattttaacataacaGCATCAGTTCAGTTTTGAATACCTATCTAAACTCAAAGAattctcaaaacaaaaaaaagaaaacattaaaaaaatgaacaaaTTCTTGGCAGTTATTTGCTTTGTGACTTTGGCAGCTGCTGTGACAGCTACAGAttattgcaacaaaaaaatttgtaatggCAATGGCGCTACCCATATTGGCTGTAATAATAATGGGGTAAGTggcttaaaataaattaaaatttatataataaaacaattatttaatttattcctGCAGAAATTCTCTTCTGCTTGTCCTGAAGATGCCGAAAGGAGAGATATAACTGAGTCTTTAAAGAAATTCATTGTCGAGGCCCACAATGAGAAGCGTAATATTATTGCTGGTGGTGGAGATAAATCCCTTAAACCAGCTTGCCGCATGGCCACTATGGAGTGGGATGATGAATTGGCCTCTTTGGCAGAACTCAATGTTTTGCAATGCAAAATGAACCATGATAATTGTCACAATACCAATGGCTTTAAATATTCTGGACAAAATCTGGGTACAATTGGTTTCACAGGTGATGTCAATGATACTGCCAGAATTCAAAAATCTATTGAATTATGGTATGAGGAGAAAAAGGATGTCTCGCAGTCTATTATAGATAAATATCCCAAGGGTTATAAAGGACCGtaagttgaaattttttgtaaattgctTCATTGTCTTATATAAATGCAATATTTCAGAGCCATTGGC belongs to Calliphora vicina chromosome 4, idCalVici1.1, whole genome shotgun sequence and includes:
- the LOC135958412 gene encoding antigen 5 like allergen Cul n 1-like; protein product: MNKFLAVICFVTLAAAVTATDYCNKKICNGNGATHIGCNNNGKFSSACPEDAERRDITESLKKFIVEAHNEKRNIIAGGGDKSLKPACRMATMEWDDELASLAELNVLQCKMNHDNCHNTNGFKYSGQNLGTIGFTGDVNDTARIQKSIELWYEEKKDVSQSIIDKYPKGYKGPAIGHFTVMMADRNIRLGCAASTYSVSGKDYKNYLFACNYAATNMIGFAIYKSCAKPASDCKSGTNSSYKNLCSTSESYNVNKYP